A portion of the Sulfuricurvum kujiense DSM 16994 genome contains these proteins:
- a CDS encoding arsenic transporter, with protein sequence MILAVSLFLVTLVFVIWQPRGLQIGTTAVIGAVAAVVLGVVSITDVWTVTSIVWDATLAFIGIILLSMVLDEIGFFEWAALKMARLSGGNGHLMFVYILILGALVSALFANDGAALILTPIVLAKMKHLKMNPIAVFAFLMAGGFIGDSASNPLVISNLTNIVTAGYFGIGFWEYAKTMFLPNLLSIVASIAVLWIYFRKDIPTFIDITQLATPESAIKNMTMFRLSWWFLALLMAGYFIGDAYHLPVSVFALGGALVFLAIATYFKATKPIMTIKAAPWQVVWFSIGLYVVVYGLKNGGLTTYLAGVITELQSMGNVYAVIGTGFLSAILSSVMNNMPTIMVMDIAIAEAGNQALAYANILGCNLGPKMTPIGSLATLLWLHVLAQKGVKIGWGEYMKVGLVITPPVLLVALVGLI encoded by the coding sequence ATGATTTTAGCTGTTTCTCTTTTTTTAGTGACGCTCGTTTTTGTCATATGGCAGCCGCGCGGACTGCAAATCGGTACTACGGCTGTTATCGGAGCTGTTGCAGCCGTGGTGTTGGGGGTTGTCAGTATTACCGATGTCTGGACGGTCACTTCCATCGTATGGGATGCGACGCTGGCGTTTATCGGGATTATTTTACTCTCGATGGTACTCGATGAGATCGGGTTTTTCGAGTGGGCGGCGCTCAAGATGGCGCGCCTATCCGGCGGAAACGGTCATCTGATGTTCGTCTATATCCTCATCCTCGGCGCACTCGTATCGGCACTGTTTGCCAACGACGGCGCAGCACTGATCCTAACCCCGATCGTACTCGCCAAAATGAAGCACCTCAAAATGAACCCGATCGCGGTTTTCGCCTTTTTGATGGCGGGGGGATTTATCGGCGACAGCGCTTCCAATCCGCTCGTAATCTCGAACCTGACCAATATCGTGACGGCGGGGTATTTTGGGATCGGGTTTTGGGAGTATGCCAAAACGATGTTCTTGCCGAATCTCCTCAGTATCGTCGCCTCTATTGCGGTATTATGGATTTATTTTCGCAAAGATATTCCCACTTTCATCGATATCACACAGTTGGCTACACCCGAATCCGCGATCAAAAATATGACGATGTTTCGGCTGAGCTGGTGGTTTTTGGCTCTGCTGATGGCGGGGTATTTCATCGGGGATGCGTATCATCTCCCCGTGTCGGTATTTGCCCTCGGCGGTGCACTCGTCTTTTTAGCTATTGCAACCTATTTTAAAGCTACGAAGCCGATTATGACGATCAAGGCTGCCCCGTGGCAGGTGGTGTGGTTCAGTATCGGCCTCTACGTCGTCGTCTACGGTCTTAAAAACGGGGGATTGACCACCTATCTCGCTGGGGTGATCACCGAGTTGCAAAGCATGGGGAATGTCTATGCCGTGATAGGAACGGGCTTCCTCTCCGCCATCCTCAGTTCGGTCATGAATAATATGCCGACCATTATGGTGATGGATATCGCGATCGCCGAAGCGGGAAATCAAGCACTGGCATATGCCAATATCCTCGGCTGTAACCTCGGACCGAAAATGACCCCGATCGGATCGCTCGCGACACTATTGTGGCTTCACGTTTTGGCGCAAAAAGGGGTCAAGATCGGTTGGGGCGAATACATGAAAGTGGGATTGGTGATTACCCCGCCGGTATTATTGGTAGCGTTGGTAGGACTCATTTAA
- a CDS encoding ArsS family sensor histidine kinase translates to MNNHSIIRLIILFFLLIFALINGLFWIAHNYFANEMQGDRMRRFALAERLIHHRSGDFGTELKQLMIAPSSLSPDFLRKNGITLEEFPFGRVMEHNGKIYFLKSPPPMNPFDRPPLMFDPSLPPPPPFDRHDLMVLEDLKVTSIWPIWTVFIMIDLLVLLFFIFILKKLTPLNRLKNAIMNFKEGDTRLDVPIGGKDEISQITHEFNLALEKIASMKEARALFLRNILHELKTPIMKGALSTDCLEESEDQKRLKRIFNRMDYLLREFSTMERFSSGEMTINPQEYRFVDILDHTCDILMCEKKNIVIKGEDSALIINVDFELFAIALKNLLDNAFKYSDTKPTLFILQHAIEICSLGEPLPEENRTFTKPFNRTYESSMTGLGLGLYITNAILHKHGYRLEYHYDTGLNCFRIVL, encoded by the coding sequence ATGAATAACCACTCCATCATCCGCCTCATTATTTTATTTTTTCTGCTCATATTTGCTCTGATCAACGGTTTGTTTTGGATAGCACACAACTATTTTGCAAATGAGATGCAAGGGGACAGAATGCGCCGTTTTGCTCTTGCGGAACGTCTGATTCACCACCGAAGCGGAGATTTCGGGACGGAACTCAAACAACTGATGATCGCCCCCTCTTCCCTGTCACCCGATTTCCTCCGAAAAAACGGAATAACGCTTGAAGAATTCCCTTTCGGAAGAGTGATGGAACATAACGGCAAAATCTATTTTCTCAAATCCCCTCCTCCGATGAATCCGTTTGACCGGCCTCCTTTGATGTTTGATCCGTCATTGCCGCCGCCTCCGCCGTTCGATCGGCATGATTTAATGGTTTTGGAAGACCTCAAAGTAACCTCAATATGGCCTATTTGGACTGTATTCATTATGATCGATCTGCTGGTGCTGCTCTTTTTTATCTTTATTCTCAAAAAGCTGACCCCGCTGAACCGTCTTAAAAATGCTATCATGAACTTTAAAGAGGGGGATACCCGTCTGGACGTACCGATAGGCGGGAAGGATGAAATTTCTCAGATTACCCATGAATTCAACCTTGCGTTAGAGAAAATCGCCTCGATGAAAGAGGCGAGAGCGCTGTTTTTACGCAATATCCTTCATGAACTTAAAACACCGATTATGAAAGGGGCTTTGAGCACCGATTGCCTCGAAGAATCAGAGGATCAGAAACGGCTGAAGCGGATTTTTAACCGTATGGATTATCTGCTCAGAGAGTTTTCGACAATGGAGCGTTTCAGCAGCGGAGAGATGACGATCAATCCCCAAGAATACCGTTTTGTCGATATTCTCGACCATACCTGCGATATTCTGATGTGCGAGAAAAAAAACATTGTGATCAAAGGGGAAGATTCCGCCCTCATTATCAACGTCGATTTTGAGCTTTTCGCCATCGCACTGAAAAACCTTCTCGATAACGCGTTTAAATACTCCGATACGAAACCCACCCTTTTCATATTGCAACACGCTATTGAAATCTGCAGCCTCGGAGAGCCTCTTCCCGAAGAGAACCGAACTTTTACCAAACCCTTTAACCGTACCTATGAGAGTTCCATGACCGGTCTAGGGTTAGGGCTTTATATCACCAATGCCATCTTGCACAAACACGGATACAGACTCGAATATCATTACGATACGGGATTGAACTGTTTTAGAATTGTTTTGTAA
- a CDS encoding EF-hand domain-containing protein: MTVNSNYSAYSSYSSSGVSSSQTSKPNFEDIAQQMLSSMDTDGNGTVDSAEFSAAAQALASNSNSSSGSSSSSSTSATDIFTKLDSNGDGGLSTDEFMAALKNSKPQKAQGEDGGMPPPPPGGMPPPPPSDSSSSTDSTDSQSIDKIFSALDTNQDGSVSADELAALFEKKSTDSSSTSSQTSTSASAQTSASTTETTTEDAFKTMRNDMLQKILSYYGSNASASNSTSLLSVSA, from the coding sequence ATGACAGTTAATTCTAACTACAGTGCGTATTCGTCTTACAGTTCTTCCGGGGTATCTTCGTCACAGACGTCCAAACCGAATTTTGAAGATATAGCGCAACAAATGTTGAGCTCTATGGACACGGATGGAAACGGTACTGTCGACTCAGCAGAATTCAGTGCGGCTGCACAAGCGCTCGCATCTAATTCAAATAGTTCTAGCGGCAGCTCTAGTTCTAGCAGCACCTCGGCTACAGATATTTTCACTAAGTTGGATTCAAACGGAGACGGCGGTTTAAGTACCGATGAATTCATGGCTGCACTTAAAAATTCAAAACCGCAAAAAGCTCAAGGAGAAGACGGCGGAATGCCTCCGCCGCCACCGGGAGGAATGCCACCGCCACCGCCGAGCGACTCTTCTTCCTCCACAGACAGCACGGACAGCCAAAGTATCGATAAGATTTTTTCCGCTCTGGACACCAATCAGGACGGATCGGTCAGTGCCGATGAACTAGCGGCTCTCTTTGAGAAAAAATCAACCGATAGTTCAAGTACGTCATCACAAACCAGTACTTCCGCTTCGGCACAAACATCTGCTTCTACAACAGAAACAACGACGGAAGACGCATTTAAAACGATGCGTAATGACATGCTTCAAAAAATTCTTTCCTACTACGGCAGCAATGCCTCTGCAAGCAACTCCACTTCTCTTTTAAGTGTCAGTGCATAA
- a CDS encoding Abi family protein, translating into MTSYNKPHLSYQNQIDLLKNRGLIIHDEAYAITKLKHISYFRLSAYFLPFQSAKDTFDHGITFEQIIDLYHFDKELRLLTFGAIEKIEIFLRTSLAYILSKHTKAFGYTQEENFCARDGDFAWLKDDIAKETGRSKETFIKHFRDNYCDSDLPIWMVVEIISFGTLSKLYSMLCPPIEKEILDGIGLPSFVFKNWLHVFSYVRNLSAHHSRLWNRQFVIKTKIPKHKKEFTGMVNDKYYTFAVMTHHVLRSIHDTFDMKSELLNLFAKYPDIDLEQMGFVDGWGGIAVWK; encoded by the coding sequence ATGACTTCTTACAACAAACCTCACCTTTCGTATCAAAATCAAATCGATCTTCTCAAAAATCGCGGACTTATTATCCATGATGAAGCTTATGCCATTACTAAACTCAAACACATCAGTTATTTTCGGCTCAGTGCTTATTTCCTGCCGTTTCAATCGGCAAAAGACACTTTTGACCACGGCATTACGTTCGAGCAGATCATCGACCTCTACCATTTCGATAAAGAGCTACGACTTTTAACATTTGGCGCTATTGAAAAAATCGAAATATTTTTACGCACTTCCCTCGCCTACATTCTCTCGAAACACACCAAGGCTTTCGGCTATACCCAAGAAGAAAACTTTTGTGCCAGAGACGGGGATTTTGCATGGCTCAAAGACGACATAGCAAAAGAGACGGGACGTTCAAAAGAAACGTTTATCAAACATTTCAGAGACAACTATTGCGATAGTGATTTACCCATTTGGATGGTCGTTGAGATCATCTCATTCGGTACACTTTCAAAACTTTACTCTATGCTTTGTCCCCCTATCGAAAAAGAGATTTTAGACGGAATCGGGTTGCCCTCTTTTGTCTTTAAAAACTGGCTTCATGTCTTTTCGTACGTGCGCAACCTCTCCGCCCATCATAGCCGTTTATGGAACCGTCAATTCGTTATCAAAACCAAAATACCGAAGCATAAAAAAGAGTTTACGGGGATGGTCAACGACAAATACTATACGTTTGCCGTGATGACCCATCATGTACTTCGTTCGATTCATGACACGTTTGATATGAAATCGGAGCTATTAAACCTTTTTGCCAAGTATCCTGATATAGATTTGGAACAGATGGGATTTGTTGATGGTTGGGGAGGGATTGCGGTGTGGAAATGA
- a CDS encoding arsenate reductase ArsC has product MLKVLFVCVHNSARSQMAEAFFNQYAANTDCAESAGIEPGKLNSYVVQAMSEKGIDISANETKGVFNLYKEGRTYSHVITVCDAEAAQRCPIFPGISRIIMWSFPDPSTFTGSDEEIMQQVRAVRDTIEEKVKAFIANPLDENVL; this is encoded by the coding sequence ATGTTGAAAGTATTATTCGTCTGTGTTCATAACAGTGCTCGAAGTCAAATGGCAGAAGCTTTTTTCAATCAATATGCGGCAAATACCGATTGTGCCGAAAGTGCAGGGATAGAACCCGGTAAACTCAATTCCTATGTTGTTCAGGCAATGAGCGAAAAAGGAATAGATATATCAGCTAATGAAACGAAAGGTGTATTTAATCTTTACAAAGAGGGGCGAACCTACAGTCACGTTATTACGGTTTGTGATGCGGAAGCGGCGCAGCGCTGCCCAATATTTCCCGGAATAAGCCGGATCATTATGTGGAGTTTTCCCGATCCTTCAACATTTACCGGAAGCGATGAGGAGATCATGCAGCAGGTTCGTGCTGTCCGTGATACAATCGAAGAAAAAGTAAAGGCATTTATTGCCAATCCGCTTGATGAGAATGTCTTATGA
- a CDS encoding response regulator transcription factor translates to MIQVLMIEDDDELAQLLRSRLYKDDIDVTVALTPLEGLSLFQAQTFDLLVLDLSLPQMDGMEICRLIRQESDIPIIISSARSDIRDKIMGFSRGADDYLPKPYDPQELIFRIDAIMRRIHPSLPKKLFPFEVNEQKHEISRHGSVLKLTPAEYDIVSYMIKKDRYAISREELLMNIGSIKYESSLKSIDVIMGRIRQKIGDDPKNPRYIISVRGVGYKFVNE, encoded by the coding sequence ATGATACAGGTTTTAATGATTGAAGATGATGATGAACTGGCTCAACTGTTGCGATCACGTCTTTATAAAGACGATATTGATGTCACGGTCGCTTTGACACCGCTGGAAGGGCTGAGCCTGTTTCAGGCACAAACCTTTGATCTGTTGGTGCTCGATCTCTCACTACCCCAAATGGACGGTATGGAAATATGCCGTCTGATCCGTCAAGAGAGCGACATACCGATTATTATCTCTTCGGCACGCTCAGACATTCGCGATAAGATAATGGGATTTTCGCGCGGGGCGGACGACTATCTGCCTAAACCCTATGATCCTCAGGAGCTGATCTTTCGTATCGATGCCATTATGCGGCGCATCCACCCCTCATTGCCCAAAAAACTGTTTCCGTTCGAAGTCAATGAGCAAAAACACGAAATTTCCCGTCACGGCTCGGTTTTGAAGCTTACCCCCGCCGAATACGATATCGTCTCCTATATGATCAAAAAAGATCGTTACGCCATTTCACGAGAAGAGCTGTTGATGAATATCGGTTCGATCAAATACGAAAGCAGTCTCAAAAGTATCGATGTCATTATGGGGCGTATCCGCCAAAAAATAGGCGACGATCCGAAAAATCCCCGTTACATTATTTCCGTTCGCGGCGTAGGGTATAAATTTGTCAATGAATAA
- a CDS encoding sugar phosphate nucleotidyltransferase — protein sequence MKAVIMAGGFGTRIQPLTNSIPKPMLPIMNRPMMEHTIVSLRDLGIKEFIVLLYFKPEIIKDYFKDGKAWGINITYVIPDDDYGTAGAVKKAQEFIGNENFIIISGDLVTDFDFQKIFDYHKSKNSKLTITLTSVENPLEFGVVIANEEGIIQKFLEKPSWGEVFSDTINTGIYIIEPEILNYIPNNENFDFAKDLFPMLMNKGIDLMAGYAEGYWRDVGNPESYRDVYDDILSGKIKFKLDGEAIKYVDGVLIREEDNVIDESVEVVGIVVIGNNVTIKKGARLSNVVIGDNVTIGASSKICNTVIWNDVEIGKNVKLDGCVICNNNRIGKNVTAKSGMILAEGCEIGELAVVEQDVTIWPDKMIQEASIVSRSVILGSKYKNSIFENGLVIGKSNVELSCEMATKLAEAFGAQLPVGSTVLVSRDSSKSARMLKRAFLGGLLSSGMDVIDYRAIPSAVMRCSLSYHDEYAAGIHINQKLDDPTSTVITFYNHEALRINNDTAKKVEKAFFKETFRRVDYSRIGQIFPSDHEKEYAGYKKGMEELLQSHMFKCLNCRVAIDVMHGMSSEVFPDILNDMGVDNIMFNAHPDEQRLENINTLMKRSYEDMSAVINALKLDAGFMIYPHGQRLDILCDKGIVLSKQAALFVVLTLLNMEAKEKGVEKRVFLPTWAADFVRFEHLKIERGQYANFKSDQMKRYDLVTTGEGNFAFTEFATHRDSMYATLKILEMIVNHRVKLSELIEALPTFYYHTFQVPCTQANKGKMMRMFLEDSKGKKSSTLDGVKIWLDQHDWVLMIPDQYSDHLNLYIQAKTAKQGEHIYETYKTKIEEWIRS from the coding sequence ATGAAAGCTGTTATTATGGCAGGCGGATTTGGAACACGGATTCAACCGCTTACTAACTCAATTCCTAAACCGATGTTGCCGATAATGAACCGTCCAATGATGGAACATACGATCGTCAGTTTACGTGATTTGGGGATAAAAGAATTTATTGTCTTGCTTTATTTTAAACCTGAGATCATTAAGGATTATTTTAAAGACGGAAAGGCATGGGGGATCAACATCACTTATGTAATACCGGATGATGATTACGGTACCGCCGGTGCCGTGAAAAAAGCTCAGGAATTTATCGGTAATGAAAATTTTATCATTATCAGCGGAGACTTAGTTACCGATTTTGATTTTCAAAAAATATTCGACTATCATAAATCGAAAAATTCCAAACTGACCATCACACTCACTTCTGTTGAAAATCCGCTCGAGTTCGGGGTGGTCATAGCCAATGAAGAGGGGATTATCCAAAAGTTTCTGGAAAAGCCGAGTTGGGGTGAGGTATTCAGCGATACGATTAATACCGGTATCTACATTATCGAGCCGGAGATTCTGAATTACATACCTAATAATGAAAATTTTGATTTTGCCAAAGATCTATTCCCGATGCTAATGAACAAAGGGATCGATTTAATGGCGGGATATGCCGAGGGATATTGGCGTGACGTAGGCAATCCTGAAAGCTACCGTGATGTATATGACGATATTTTGAGCGGAAAAATAAAATTCAAGCTCGACGGCGAAGCTATCAAATACGTTGACGGTGTTTTGATTCGCGAAGAGGACAATGTCATTGACGAGAGTGTCGAAGTCGTCGGTATTGTCGTAATCGGAAACAATGTTACGATCAAAAAAGGGGCCAGACTCAGTAATGTCGTCATCGGAGACAATGTCACCATCGGAGCGTCATCAAAAATCTGCAATACCGTTATTTGGAATGATGTTGAGATAGGGAAAAATGTAAAGCTCGACGGATGTGTCATCTGTAATAACAACCGTATCGGCAAAAATGTGACGGCAAAATCGGGGATGATTTTGGCGGAAGGGTGCGAAATCGGCGAATTGGCCGTAGTCGAACAGGATGTCACAATCTGGCCGGATAAAATGATTCAAGAAGCCTCTATCGTCAGCCGCAGTGTCATTTTAGGGAGCAAATATAAAAATTCGATATTTGAAAACGGGTTGGTTATCGGCAAATCAAATGTCGAACTCTCCTGTGAAATGGCGACCAAACTGGCCGAAGCATTCGGTGCTCAGCTCCCGGTAGGTTCTACCGTTCTCGTATCTCGTGACAGTTCTAAAAGCGCACGGATGCTTAAGCGGGCATTTTTAGGGGGGCTTTTATCCTCAGGGATGGACGTAATCGATTACAGAGCTATTCCCTCGGCCGTCATGAGATGCAGCTTATCGTACCATGATGAGTATGCCGCCGGTATCCATATTAACCAAAAGCTCGATGATCCGACCAGTACCGTTATTACCTTTTACAATCACGAAGCGCTTCGAATCAATAACGATACGGCAAAAAAGGTAGAAAAAGCGTTCTTTAAAGAGACTTTCCGTCGTGTAGACTACTCTCGAATCGGCCAAATTTTTCCATCCGATCATGAGAAAGAGTATGCCGGCTATAAAAAAGGGATGGAAGAGCTTCTTCAGTCGCATATGTTCAAGTGTCTTAATTGCCGTGTCGCGATCGATGTGATGCACGGGATGTCATCCGAAGTGTTTCCCGATATTTTAAACGATATGGGTGTAGACAATATAATGTTCAACGCACATCCCGACGAACAGCGTCTGGAAAATATCAATACCCTTATGAAACGCTCCTATGAGGATATGAGTGCCGTTATCAATGCATTGAAACTGGATGCGGGATTTATGATCTATCCGCACGGACAGCGGCTTGATATATTGTGCGATAAAGGGATTGTACTCAGCAAGCAGGCCGCATTGTTTGTCGTTCTCACTCTTTTGAACATGGAAGCGAAAGAAAAAGGGGTGGAAAAACGGGTATTTCTCCCTACCTGGGCAGCCGATTTTGTCCGATTCGAGCATTTGAAAATTGAACGCGGGCAATATGCCAATTTTAAAAGCGATCAAATGAAACGGTACGATTTGGTCACGACGGGGGAGGGGAACTTCGCGTTTACCGAATTTGCAACCCACCGTGATTCGATGTACGCTACGCTGAAAATTTTGGAGATGATCGTCAATCACAGAGTTAAACTCTCCGAACTTATCGAAGCGCTTCCGACGTTTTATTATCACACTTTCCAGGTTCCGTGTACACAGGCGAACAAAGGAAAAATGATGAGAATGTTCCTGGAAGACTCAAAAGGGAAAAAATCCTCAACCCTTGACGGAGTCAAAATTTGGCTTGATCAGCATGACTGGGTATTAATGATACCGGATCAGTACAGCGATCATCTAAACCTCTACATTCAAGCCAAAACAGCGAAACAGGGTGAACATATTTATGAAACCTATAAGACAAAAATTGAGGAATGGATACGTTCATAA
- a CDS encoding OprD family outer membrane porin, giving the protein MVSSKYTAQRFIGLGGILMMSAIISTSCSAENLEDIFKEGKVSGQLRAFWYDGQRELRIDRTALTVGGILSYQTAPFAGLSGGVSFFSSNGITSLTHMPESGQTHNLNLDGSSINTLCEAYLQYKASETSIKIGRQRLDLPLTNDYYNRMLPNSFEALYGENRSLQHTVLKAAYITGWKYKGSDTFVSPTYTLGIDRDITVVGAVYTPEPSLKFELYDTYVRDVMNAPYLQIIDNAIWKSSEGTTLSGAVQYLNEKSIGLHAAGEMDTYLLGIRGTVSKGLWSLSALYTRIGDQSLQGSGGRYEKMGWGGFITYTDLQIDGESENGGAQAYGSILTYRPSSDFEISAKTMHIDQNDAIQSNPASLTLNPRPDSNEYNIDATYQPSKSFRLRTRLARIDYDSGSTELYKAKAYDETNVRIIADYLF; this is encoded by the coding sequence ATGGTTTCATCAAAATACACTGCACAACGATTTATAGGACTCGGCGGTATTTTGATGATGTCGGCAATAATCAGCACCTCGTGCAGTGCAGAAAACCTTGAGGATATCTTCAAAGAGGGTAAAGTGAGCGGTCAGCTCCGAGCCTTCTGGTATGACGGACAGCGGGAACTGCGGATCGATCGTACGGCACTGACCGTGGGGGGGATACTTTCCTATCAAACGGCGCCGTTCGCGGGACTGAGTGGCGGAGTATCGTTTTTTTCGAGCAACGGTATCACGTCGCTGACGCACATGCCCGAATCGGGGCAGACCCACAACCTCAATCTCGACGGAAGCTCCATCAACACCCTCTGCGAAGCGTATCTGCAGTACAAAGCGAGTGAGACGTCGATCAAGATCGGGCGGCAGCGTCTTGATCTTCCTTTGACGAATGACTATTACAACCGTATGCTCCCCAACAGTTTTGAAGCGCTGTACGGCGAGAACCGTTCGCTGCAGCATACGGTTCTCAAAGCCGCCTACATCACGGGGTGGAAGTATAAAGGCTCCGATACGTTTGTCTCTCCGACCTATACCCTCGGAATTGACCGCGATATCACCGTTGTCGGAGCGGTCTACACTCCTGAGCCTTCGCTAAAATTTGAACTTTACGACACCTATGTGCGTGACGTGATGAACGCCCCGTATCTGCAGATTATCGATAATGCGATCTGGAAATCATCCGAGGGGACAACCCTCTCGGGCGCCGTTCAGTATTTGAATGAAAAGAGTATCGGTTTGCATGCGGCGGGGGAGATGGATACCTATCTGCTAGGAATCCGGGGCACCGTGTCCAAAGGGCTGTGGAGTCTGAGCGCTCTGTATACCCGCATCGGCGATCAAAGCCTGCAAGGGAGCGGCGGACGCTATGAGAAAATGGGGTGGGGAGGGTTTATTACCTACACCGATCTGCAAATCGACGGGGAGAGCGAAAACGGCGGGGCACAAGCCTACGGAAGTATCCTGACCTACCGCCCCTCATCGGATTTCGAGATTTCTGCCAAAACCATGCACATCGATCAAAACGACGCTATACAGTCTAACCCCGCGTCGCTTACCCTCAACCCCCGACCCGATTCAAACGAATACAACATCGATGCGACTTATCAACCTTCTAAATCGTTTCGGCTGCGCACACGACTCGCTCGGATCGATTACGACAGCGGCAGTACAGAGCTGTATAAAGCCAAAGCGTACGATGAGACAAATGTCCGCATTATCGCCGACTATCTGTTTTAG
- a CDS encoding ArsR/SmtB family transcription factor: protein MDIFLETVSALNDETRVKLLAFLDTHGALCVCDMQESFGMIQSRLSRHLKILKDGGFLRVDRCGTWAYYSIRSPLDRFRSEALAEIRCLNLDLPPLKKLSQNEGCTL from the coding sequence ATGGATATCTTCTTAGAAACCGTATCGGCGCTAAACGATGAAACACGCGTGAAGCTCCTCGCTTTTTTGGATACGCACGGAGCACTGTGCGTCTGTGATATGCAGGAGAGTTTCGGGATGATCCAATCACGCCTCTCCCGTCATCTCAAAATCCTGAAAGACGGCGGCTTTTTACGGGTGGATCGGTGCGGCACGTGGGCCTATTATTCTATCCGTTCTCCGCTGGATCGTTTCCGCAGCGAAGCGTTAGCGGAAATCCGCTGTCTAAATCTCGATTTGCCTCCCTTGAAAAAATTATCCCAAAACGAAGGTTGTACCCTATGA
- a CDS encoding arsenate reductase ArsC: protein MKNVLILCTGNSCRSIMAEALINAKMGDCVYAQSSGVKASGKVNPNAQSLLEEKGYWKDVYHSKVIDTVIDTPFDLVVTVCDHAHETCPMFPKAVKTIHVAFEDPSGKAVEEYAKTLDLIEKELLPIVKSELCD from the coding sequence ATGAAAAATGTTCTTATCCTCTGCACCGGCAACAGCTGCCGCTCAATCATGGCCGAAGCGCTGATCAATGCTAAAATGGGCGATTGCGTGTATGCGCAAAGCTCGGGCGTCAAAGCAAGCGGCAAAGTCAATCCGAACGCTCAGTCTCTGCTGGAAGAAAAAGGGTATTGGAAAGATGTGTACCACTCCAAAGTGATCGATACCGTGATCGATACTCCGTTCGATCTCGTTGTCACCGTCTGCGACCATGCCCATGAAACCTGCCCGATGTTCCCCAAAGCGGTCAAAACGATCCATGTCGCTTTCGAAGACCCGAGTGGTAAGGCGGTTGAAGAGTACGCAAAAACACTCGATCTGATAGAAAAAGAGTTGCTTCCTATCGTCAAATCCGAGTTGTGTGACTGA